The genomic segment ATAAGCTGACGAGTAATCAGAAATGGCATGAGGCGTTTGCCCAATGCCTTTAACGGCATCGAGCGGCCAACAAGGTAGTTTTCGTGGCAGCCATAAGAGTTGCCCACGGAATCAACATTGTTTTTAAACAGATACACCTGGCCGTCAATACCATCCTTGGCCAGTGCCTCTTCGGCAGCTACAGCCATGCGATCTGCAATAACATCACCAGCTTTTTCATAATTGATCAGCTGGGTGAGGCTATCGCATTCTGCGGTGGCATATTCGGGGTGGGAACCCACATCTAAATACAGGCGTGAACCATTGGGAATGAAAATATTAGAACTGGAATACTTCTCCACGATGGGACGAAACATTACTCGAGCTATCTCATCAGGACGAAGCTTTCTGGACTCACCATCAGTGCAGGTGATGCCGTATTCCGTCTCAATTCCCATGATTCGGCGCGTTAATGCGGATTCCACAGCACTCACAGGGACTACTCTCCACCCTTTTGCACATAGGAGCGAACGAATTCTTCGGCGTTGTTTTCCAATAGGCCATCAATTTCATCCAGGAGGCTATCTACACCTTCGGTGTTGATCTGAACTTGTCCAGAGGCCTGGGTGGATTCCTCGGCGTTATCATCGTCGCGCCCACCGCCAGCGGTGATTTGGGTTTGCTTCGCGCTCAAAATACTCACTCTCCTGCCATAAAGCGGTGTGCTTTAGCGTTACACCTTGTGATGCCTCCGTGAAGGGGCACTGCTGCCACACACCTTGTAACTAACTACTACTTAACGTTAATCCATCACACGTTAGCGTGGTTACATGGGTAGTTTTAAGGGGTTCCACTCACCCCTGAGGGAATTCTAGGGATCTCCCCTAACTCCTACCCTAGCTACCGCCGACTGAGATCAGTGAGTTTTGTTAGTGCTGCGTTTTCTAAACCCTTCACAAGCTCATCGATGGAGAAAGAATTATCCACCAGCGCGCCTACCTCTGCCTGTGTTAAAGAATCCAACCCTTGGGTGTGTACGCGATATTCTCGCGCCGTGGAGGTTCTCACAATAAGGGACTCCCAGTTGGCCGCACTCACGCAGTCACCAAATTTATCCATCACACGCCCTCGGAAAAATGCGCGCGAATCACTCGGTGGTGTTGCTGCTGCGTGAGCGATCTCTTCAGCAGTGCATAAAACGTTCATGCGATTTTTAGATACCAACGCGTGATAAAGACTCTTCTTCGGGTCGATATCGCTGTATTGAAGATCAATCAGCATCATCTTTGGATCTGTGATGGCTAGCCCACGGGATTCAAAAGAACGAATAAGAGCAAGCTTTGCGCTCCAATCAAGCAGGTGGCTTGTCGATAGCGGATCAGCCTCTAAGAGATCCACCACTTCTGCCCACAGTGCCACAACGCGCTGATCAATAGCGGATTCCACAAAAGGTAGCACCTGCTGAAGGTAGCGCCTCAAGATCTCGATGGCAGTGAGTTTTTCCCCATGAGCCAAAGTGAGTTGATGGGTCAGCGTCAGATCATGGGAAACTCTTGTCACTTCACGCACGGAATTTTTCAGCTTGAGCTCGGAAAAATCCACACCTGCTTCAATAGCATCAAGCACCAAAGAAGTCATGCCGAATTTGAGGAAATTCGCAGTCTGCGACATATTTGCATCGCCGATAATCACGTGGAGACGTCCCCAATGATCTGCATCAGTGTGTGGTTCATCGCGGGTGTTGATGATGCCACGGTTCAACGTGGTTTCCAGTGAGATTTCTTGTTCGATATAGTCCGCGCGTTGGCTGATCTGGAAGCCAGGTTTATCTCCCTGCTGTCCTAATCCCACACGCCCTGCGCCGATAATGATTTGCCTGCAGACAAAAAATGGGATGAGCGCCTGGGATAGGACGTCAAAATCAGTGGTGCGAGCATAGCGATAATTCTCATGTGCGCCGTAGCTAGCGCCCTTGCCATCAACGTTGTTTTTGTAAATTTTCAGTGGTGGGCAGGGATCGTGTCCATCAAGAACTGACCTATTTTGGCTACTAAATCCGGCGACATCGGATACTGCCTGCATGAGAATATGATCACCGGCAGCGTCATAGACCATGGCATCCCACGCATTGGTGACCTCTGGTGAGGAATATTCCGGATGTGCATGGTCAACATAGAATCGTGCGCCGTTGGGAACAAAGACATTTGCCACACCAATGGCATGGGGATCTACTACTGGCGCTTGGTGGTAGCGACGCAGATCAAAGCCACGGCTATCGCGCAGTGGTGATTCCTGTGCATAATCCCAGCGCACGCGGTGCTCACCAAAGCCTCTTGCCGTGGAATACGCCACGACAGCATGAGTAGAGGTGACAATGGGGCTCAGGATTGGTGCGGAAGGCGTGGAGATACCGTATTCGGTTTCTGATCCCATAAAACGTGCCATATTAAATAATCACCTCTGCGTGAGTAACCTGCTTGCCTTGACGTCCCGTAATCCGCGACCATTCATCTGGATTTGAGGTGTTGGGAAGGTCTTCGCTCTGTTGGTTTTCATCGTCGATTGCTTGAATAAGCTGTGCGACTGTTAGCCCAACACTGGTGCCGTCGATATGCGCTTTAATGGCGGTCTTTTTAGCGCGATCGACAATATTGGCGATCATCGCACCAGAGACAAAGTCATGGTAGTTCAGTGTTTCCACGGAACCATCAATAAGGGTTAAACGGACATAGGGGCGCGGAGTAAATAGGTGCGCCACGGAAGCATCAATAAGTTCTGCTGCAGGTGCTGCGAGAGGAATAGCATCAGTGATATACCTGGTGAAGATATCGCGAGCGCCTTGTTCATTAGGGCGGTTGATACGAATCTTGATATCCAAACGGCCTGGGCGCAGGATAGCTGGATCAATCAGTTCTTCACGGTTGGTCGCACCCACCACAATGACATTGGACAAATCTTCCACACCATCAAGCTCTGCCAGCAGCTGAGGCACCACGGTAGTTTCCATATCAGAGCTGACACCTGAACCACGGGTGCGGAAAATTGATTCCATCTCATCAAAAAAGATGATCACCGGACGGCCATCGCCAGCAAGTTCTCGGGCGCGTTCAAAAATCACCCGAATTTGACGCTCGGTTTCACCAACGTACTTATTCAGCAGCTCTGGGCCTTTAACATTGATGAAATAGGACGTGCCGGCTTCACCAATACGCGTAGACAAAGAATTGGCCACAGCTTTAGCAATCAACGTTTTTCCGCAACCAGGAGGGCCATACAACAACACGCCTTTAGGAGGATGCAGGTTATACGCGCGGTACATTTCCGGATGTGAAAAGGGCAGCTCAACGGCATCTTGAATCAGTTCAATTTGATCATCCAGGCCACCAATATCGTGATATGAGACATCCGGAGCTTCCTCCAACGCTAATTTGGAGATCTCCGTCTTAGCAATGGCCTCAAAAGCATAGCCCGCTTTGCGGTCTACAAGCAGCGTGTCACCGGGGCGCGGCAGCTTTGCCGTGCGATCCATTAACGGCCCAGCAAGCTTAACGACGCGCTCCTCCCCTGAGCGATCCGATACCAGAGCCCGATCGCGACCGATCATTTCCATCAGCGTGGCTAATTCACCGGTCTGTTCAAAATCGCAGGCTTCCAGAACCTGATTGCCTTCACCCAAACGCACCTGCACTCCCGGCATTAAATCCGCAGCGCACAGCATGGGAGACACAGCAACCCGCATGCGGCGTCCCGCGGCGAAAATCTCTGCAGTGGATCCATCCTTCGATGTTTCCAAAAAAGTTCCATACACAGATGGCGGTTGAGCCATATCTTCCAACTGAGAAAACAGCACAGACAATTTGTCTCTAGAAGATTTCAGCATCTCAGCAAGCTTGGAGTTACGTGATCCAAGATCAGAATTAGTGCGCTTTAGTTGGCGCACCTCATCTGATAACCGGGACAACTCCTCCCGGTTGAAATCATTAAACGAGTGAGATGATGAAGAATCAGTTGGTGAACTCATGCCCACCACTCTAACCCTTCACCTTCACCGCTTAAGTAGTTTTTATCGACGAGCCTTACGCTGTGGACGAGGTGGCTCAACGCCATCAGCTAAACGCCTGGTCAACACCAAAAACGCAGTGTGGGCATTCATGCGGTGTTCCGGACGTGTTGCCAGTCCCTCCACCTTCCAATCGCGCACCAAAGATTCCCATGCACGAGGCTCAGTGAAGCACTTCTGCTCGCGGATGCCTTCCATGACCTTCATCAACTGCGGAACAGTCGCAACATAAGTCATGAACACGCCACCTGGGATCAACAGATCCTTACAGGTCTCTAGCATTTCCCATGGCTCCAACATATCCAAAATGATGCGGTCTACAGGGCCACCCAAATCTTCAACGGTAACTTCTTTTAAATCTCCGAGACGAGGATCCCAGGTAGCAGGACGCTCACCGAAGTACTCCTCCACGTTAGACACCGCATATTCGAGGTGATCTTCACGAATCTCATAAGAGATAACATTGCCCTTTTCACCCACAGCACGCAGCAGCGCCATGGACAGTGCACCAGAACCAGCACCGGCTTCCAGCACGCGAGCTCCAGGGAAGATATCACCCTCCACCAGAATCTGAGCGGAATCCTTAGGGTAAATAACCGCAGCACCACGAGGCATACTCAACACATGATCAACCATGAGGTGACGGAAGCACAGGTAATCAGAACCCATGGTGGAATGCACAACAGTGCCTTCATCCGCACCAATGATGTCATCGTGAGCGATTTGTCCACGGTGTGTGTGATAGCTGGTGCCTGGTTCCAAAATAATGGTGAAGTGGCGTCGCTTCGCGTCAGTAAGCTGCACGCGATCGCCCGCTTGGAACGGACCTGAGTAGGGCATGAGAGCCCTCACTTTCTTAAATAAATGGTCTTGGCTGAACTCGGCGTTAATTTACCAGATAGGCTTCCAAGGCTTGTTCAAACCACAGCAGATCCTTCACTCCCGCCATTTCACGCGCAGAATGCATGGACAACAACGGAATGCCCACATCTACTGAATCAATGCCCAAACGAGTCGCACTAATCGGTCCAATAGTCGATCCACACGGCACATCATTATTCCCCGCAAACACCTGATGCGGCACGCCTGCACTTTGGCACGCGCGAATCCAGATACCAGAGGTCACCGCATCAGAGGTATAACGCTGATTAGCATTAACCTTCAGCACCGGTCCCCGACCAATAATCGGATAATTAGCCGGATCATGCTTTTCTGGATAATTAGGATGAATCGAATGCGCTGCATCAGCAGAGACCATAGATGAGCGGTTAAACATCCGGCGACGCTCATCCTCATCCGCACCCAAAGCACGTGCCGTGCGATTTAACACATCCTCCAACAATGGCCCACCTGCACCAGAGGTGGAATTACTCCCCACTTCTTCATGATCAAAAGCAGCCAAGACCAAAATATCGGAACCGGCATCTTCAGAATGGGACGCAGCAATCAACGCAGTCATTGACGGATGTACACTACTCAAATTATCCAACCGACCAGACGCCAAGAAATCACCATGCGCACCAAAAATCTCCGCATTCTGCGTCGCAACAGTAATCAAATCATGGCTGACAATATCCGCTGGATCCACCCCAGCAGCACCCACAATCACATCCAAAATAGTGACATCAGGCTCCCCAACCGCAAAGATCGGCTGCATATGTCGCTGCGGATTAAGCGTTAATTGAGAATTAACAGTCCGATCCAAATGAATAGCCACATGAGGAATACGCAACACCGGTCCGGTATTAACAAGCTTCACGGACCCGTCGGCAAGCACAATGCGGCCAGCTAGCGCCAGCTCGCGATCCAACCAGCTCGCCAGAATTGGCCCGCCATAGACCTCCACACCCGCTTGCTGCCAACCATGAGAACTAAGATCACCACGCGGCTTGAGCTTAAAACCCGGAGAATCCGTATGAGAACCAATGATCCGGAACCCAGATTCTGGCGATGCATCCTCCGGCACCCACCACGCCACCACAGCGCCCCCACGCACGCTTACATGCCCACCAGGACGCGCATCCCACTCATCAGTATCCTCCTGACGAATAAAGCCCTCACGGATCAGCCTGCGCTCTACTGTCGCAGCTGCGTGATAAGAACTCGGACTCAAGGCAAGGAAACTTAAGAAATCATCGGTTACATGCATAGAACAAGGGTAGCCACAATACGCTTCCCCGCGCAGGCAGTTGCCCGCGACCACCCCAAGAACCGTTAAAGTAGGCACCATCATGAGTAGTTCAATTGACGCCCCGAAGAAAAAGCCCCGCCCCCTAGCGCTCTCACCATCACGCGCCGGGGACTATCAGCAGTGCCCCCTGCTCTACCGTTTCCGTGCTATTGATCGCTTACCCGAACCTAAGACTGTGGCACAGGTCAAAGGCACCTTGGTGCACGCAGTTCTAGAGCATATGCACAAACTTCCCCGCGCAGAGCGCGATTACCCAGCCATGGTGAAACAACTCAAACCAACCTGGGCACAGATGTGTGAAGAAGATAGCGAACTCAAGGACTTAGTTCCCGAAAGTGATCTTTATGATTTCCTGGTGGAATCTCGTAGCCTTCTGCGTGGTTATTTCGAGATGGAAAATCCCCAAGGCTTTGACGCCACGGAATGTGAAATGTACGTAGATACCGTATTGCCCAACGGTGTTCCTGTACGTGGCTTTATTGACCGTGTTGATACAGCGCCTTCTGGCCAAATCCGAGTTGTAGATTATAAAACTGGCAAGAAGCCAAAGCCACAATGGAGCCAGCAGGCTCAATTCCAAATGCTTTTTTATGCCTTGGTCTATTGGCGGATATTTAATGAAATCCCGGCACAATTGCGGCTGATGTACCTCAAAGTCAATGACTCAATGTTCTTGACACCATCACCGGAGCAACTGGAATTCTTCGAACGTGATCTCGGAGAACTGTGGACAAAAATCGAAATGGATGGCAAGGCTGGCCATTTTCGAACAAAAACATCTAAATTATGCGGTTGGTGCCCACACCAAGCTTTGTGCCCAGAATTTGGTGGAGTGCCACCGCAGTACCCTGGCTGGCCTGGCAGTACAGCAGACTAACCTAGTCAGAAGTCAACCTAAAGATTGATATTTTAATGATAGTCGAAGCGACTAGGGAAAATGCTGGTTAGGGACGCTTTACCTGTGTTGCGTGGGAATCAAACAGGGATATCATTTGTAAGAAGAACCTCTCCAAACCATTCTTTTTATAAGTTTTATCCATATTAGAAACTGATCCCACCATCCAGGGATCTTAAGATCCGCGAAAGGAGTGTTCGTGGTAGCTCCGCAGTCCCGGAAACCGCAGCACCCTGGTGAAATTTTAAGTGAAAGATTCCTCGCACCCCGCGGAATCAGCCACTATGATCTAGCCAAAACTCTTCATATCGCCGAAGCAACCATCAGTAATTTCGTTGGAGGTCGCTCTGACCTCACCGTTGGCCTCGCAGTTCGCCTCTCCCGTGCATTTGATCTCAGCACGCAGGAATGGATTGCCTTGCAAAGAATGTTTGATCATTCACACCGTCAATCTGCATAAATTAAAAATACCCGCGTCTCCAGGTTAAGTATCTGCGGACGCGGGTATTTCCATCACAACTAGTGTTGGGCTCGTCTACTCAACACCACAAGATAAAACACGCTAGCCAGTACAATCACTGCAGCAAGAGCTCCGAACATAACGCTGTAACCAGTAGCAGCAACCAGTGTGCCCAACAGGATTGGACCAAGACCAACTCCAATATCCGTAAAGAGGAAAAGCGTGGAGATTCCGGAACCCACCTGATTACTTGGAACTGAACTCACCGCAATTGCCTGAGCCGCCGGCATAATTGTTCCGTAACCCAACCCTGTAAGCGCACCAGCGACAACAACATGCCAATCTTCGGTAGCCAAAGACATGAGCACCAAAGCCAAAGCAAAGCTAATCAAGCCGAAATAAATAACTGGATTATCGCCATGCTTATCTTGAATACGTCCAAGGAAAAAGCGCATGACCAGCATGGCAACCGCATAGGCAATGAAGAATAAACCTGCGCCAGCAGTAAGTTCATTCTCCTGCGCAAATCCATTAAGGAAAGTAATCACACCTGCATATGCAAGACCAATAGCTAGCATGAACAAACCAATTAGCGCGACGGCCGGGTGTACAACAGTCTTAATAGACCAAGTAGCTTTCATGCGTCCCTGCTCAGCAATTTTAATGAACTCAGGTTTGCGAATGAATAGAGTCAAAACTAAACCGACAAGGTTTGTGCCGACAGTGATCCAAAAGAGCATGTTGTACGTGAAATCTTCAATAACGAACAACGCAATCGCAGGACCAAAAGCTGTGGCCAAAGTAGAGCCGAGTGCGAAATAGCCAGTACCCTCTGCCCTACGCTCTGCTGGAATAACTGACTGCACCAAAGCCATCACTGCAGTAGAAGCCAAGGAATAAGAAAAACCGTGGACTAAACGAACTGCAATGAGAGCTGGCATGGATGCTGCCGGAATATAAAACAGTGATGCGATTGTGCCTAAAGCAACGAAAATCAGAAGGATTTTCTTCTTTCCAAAACGATCCGCTGCCCAACCTGCAAAAATTCGCGCCACGGTTGCGCCAATAACAAAAGCACTAGCTGCAAAACCGCCGGCAGTCTCGGAGACTGCAAAGCTTTCCATCGCATATAGCGCCATTACAGTGATGAGGAAATAAAAGCCCAAGTACTGCGTGAGGTTAACCAGCCAACCCAAAATAAATGCCGGAGTGAACAAAGCAGTCGGTTGCGATGAGTGGGCTTTGATATCCGTTCGTGCTGTTACTGCCACGTAATCCTCCTATTTGATTGAATGGCTGAATAACTTAAAATTCAAAAATTTAAAACATTCTTTAAGTATTATCCTATTGCATTATACAAATCTGCAGGTTAAAGGACAATCATTGTCTTGAAAGACCCATTCAAAAACAAAATTGATTCAAGTCACATATAAAGCACATTATTTTTGGTGGCTGCTCCCCAGTTAGAATCAGGGCTGTGTATCGACCTAAATGTGGTGTCTTCAAGCGTGCTTAGTCGGTATTACGGCGTAGCAGAGCCAAGACCAGACCAGGCAACCAAAGAGCCGCTGAAAAACTAAGTTCTTGGTCGCGCTGTCCGGAAGCTCGGTTTAGGTACCAAACAGGGCAACCAAGATTCCTGATTTCGCTTGAGCTTTGGTCACCCAGTCTGGTTTCGTTCTGACTAGCGACAAATCTTCCCCAAAGCCATGAAAAAGCGCCCTCCCAGAATCGCTGCTAAGCGCCTTTGAGGTTCACACTGATACAAATACTCATTAAGAAAACCTCACGGCTTTAAACGAGCGTCTAATCCAAAATTGCTTCAAAAAAGCGGGGTGAAGGAATTATTCCTTCACCCCGCTTTTTTACAGATCCATATTATGCGTCCAAGTAGAGCCTTCCACGGAAAATTGGGTGCATGAGGTTTTCCTTAGACAACACAGTGTCCAAGGTCTTCTCATCCATCAGATTCTTTTCCAAGATGAGTTCACGAACGGATCGGCCAGTTTCGGCTGCTTCTTTACCGATCTGGTCTCCGATATCGTGGCCCAAGAATGGGTTGAGGTAAGTGATAATTCCAATAGAGTTATCAACATAGGAGCGGCATACTTCTGCGTTAGCAGTAATGCCCACAACACACTTTTCACGAAGTGTCTTTGCCGCATTGCCGAGGATGCGCAGGGACTGGAACAGTGATTCACCGATCACTGGTTCCATAACGTTGAGCTGCAGCTGCCCAGCCTCTGCTGCCATGGTGACAGTGAGATCATTGCCAAAGACCTTGAAGCAGACTTGGTTAACTACTTCAGGGATTACTGGGTTAACCTTCGCTGGCATGATTGAAGAACCTGCCTGACGTGGTGGCAGATTAATCTCATTGAGGCCAGCTCGAGGTCCGGAAGATAGCAGGCGGAGATCGTTGGAGATCTTGGACAGCTTCATCGCTGCACGCTTAATAGCTGAGTGCGCATGAACATAAGCACCAGTGTCTGAAGTAGCTTCAATGAGATCTCGAGCAGATTTCATTTCTAAGCCAGTGACTTCAGACAGTGCTGCTGTGACCTGGTGGCGGTATCCAGCAGGTGTATTCACGCCAGTACCAATTGCCGTTGCGCCAAGGTTTACCTCGAGCAAACGGTTAGCAGCTTCACGGAGCACTGATTGCTCTTCAGCAAGGTTATGTGCGAATGCCTGGAATTCTTCTCCAAGGCTCATTGGTACAGCATCTTGCAGCTGAGTACGCCCCATCTTGATGATGTCGATGAATTCATTGCCCTTTTCGCGGAATGCGACCTGCAATTGATCGATTTCTGCGATGAGAGTTTGCAGCCCTGCATAAATTCCCAGGCGGAATCCTGTTGGGTAGGCATCATTGGTGGACTGGGACATATTGACATCATCCATTGGATGCAAGATGTCATATTCACCCTTATCGTGGCCCAAATATTCCAAAGCCAAGTTGGCAACTACCTCATTAGTATTCATATTAAGTGAGGTCCCTGCACCTCCCTGGAACACATCAATGGGGAATTGATCCATGCAGCGACCTTCAACCAGAATCTGATCACATGCCCACACGATTGCTTCAGCTTTTTGAGCAGGCAAGGTGTGGAGACGGCGGTTGGCTAGTGCAGCGGCTTTTTTCACCTGAACCATGCCACGAATGAAATCTGGAACATGGTTGATGGTGGTGCGTGAAATCTGGAAGTTGTCTACGGCGCGAAGGGTGTGCACACCGTAATATGCATGGGAGGGAACTTCGAGCTCACCCAAGAGATCCGATTCAATACGGAACTTCTTGTTCGTCGTGATTTTTGCATCAATCTTGGCGCCAGATTCAGCAGCGGCATCCACAGACGGTGTCTTATCCTTGGCGATCTGGTTCTCGCCTTTCACGTCCTCTGCTGCTT from the Corynebacterium crudilactis genome contains:
- a CDS encoding ubiquitin-like protein Pup, which translates into the protein MSAKQTQITAGGGRDDDNAEESTQASGQVQINTEGVDSLLDEIDGLLENNAEEFVRSYVQKGGE
- the dop gene encoding depupylase/deamidase Dop; translated protein: MARFMGSETEYGISTPSAPILSPIVTSTHAVVAYSTARGFGEHRVRWDYAQESPLRDSRGFDLRRYHQAPVVDPHAIGVANVFVPNGARFYVDHAHPEYSSPEVTNAWDAMVYDAAGDHILMQAVSDVAGFSSQNRSVLDGHDPCPPLKIYKNNVDGKGASYGAHENYRYARTTDFDVLSQALIPFFVCRQIIIGAGRVGLGQQGDKPGFQISQRADYIEQEISLETTLNRGIINTRDEPHTDADHWGRLHVIIGDANMSQTANFLKFGMTSLVLDAIEAGVDFSELKLKNSVREVTRVSHDLTLTHQLTLAHGEKLTAIEILRRYLQQVLPFVESAIDQRVVALWAEVVDLLEADPLSTSHLLDWSAKLALIRSFESRGLAITDPKMMLIDLQYSDIDPKKSLYHALVSKNRMNVLCTAEEIAHAAATPPSDSRAFFRGRVMDKFGDCVSAANWESLIVRTSTAREYRVHTQGLDSLTQAEVGALVDNSFSIDELVKGLENAALTKLTDLSRR
- the arc gene encoding proteasome ATPase produces the protein MVGMSSPTDSSSSHSFNDFNREELSRLSDEVRQLKRTNSDLGSRNSKLAEMLKSSRDKLSVLFSQLEDMAQPPSVYGTFLETSKDGSTAEIFAAGRRMRVAVSPMLCAADLMPGVQVRLGEGNQVLEACDFEQTGELATLMEMIGRDRALVSDRSGEERVVKLAGPLMDRTAKLPRPGDTLLVDRKAGYAFEAIAKTEISKLALEEAPDVSYHDIGGLDDQIELIQDAVELPFSHPEMYRAYNLHPPKGVLLYGPPGCGKTLIAKAVANSLSTRIGEAGTSYFINVKGPELLNKYVGETERQIRVIFERARELAGDGRPVIIFFDEMESIFRTRGSGVSSDMETTVVPQLLAELDGVEDLSNVIVVGATNREELIDPAILRPGRLDIKIRINRPNEQGARDIFTRYITDAIPLAAPAAELIDASVAHLFTPRPYVRLTLIDGSVETLNYHDFVSGAMIANIVDRAKKTAIKAHIDGTSVGLTVAQLIQAIDDENQQSEDLPNTSNPDEWSRITGRQGKQVTHAEVII
- a CDS encoding tRNA (adenine-N1)-methyltransferase, whose product is MPYSGPFQAGDRVQLTDAKRRHFTIILEPGTSYHTHRGQIAHDDIIGADEGTVVHSTMGSDYLCFRHLMVDHVLSMPRGAAVIYPKDSAQILVEGDIFPGARVLEAGAGSGALSMALLRAVGEKGNVISYEIREDHLEYAVSNVEEYFGERPATWDPRLGDLKEVTVEDLGGPVDRIILDMLEPWEMLETCKDLLIPGGVFMTYVATVPQLMKVMEGIREQKCFTEPRAWESLVRDWKVEGLATRPEHRMNAHTAFLVLTRRLADGVEPPRPQRKARR
- a CDS encoding M18 family aminopeptidase; amino-acid sequence: MHVTDDFLSFLALSPSSYHAAATVERRLIREGFIRQEDTDEWDARPGGHVSVRGGAVVAWWVPEDASPESGFRIIGSHTDSPGFKLKPRGDLSSHGWQQAGVEVYGGPILASWLDRELALAGRIVLADGSVKLVNTGPVLRIPHVAIHLDRTVNSQLTLNPQRHMQPIFAVGEPDVTILDVIVGAAGVDPADIVSHDLITVATQNAEIFGAHGDFLASGRLDNLSSVHPSMTALIAASHSEDAGSDILVLAAFDHEEVGSNSTSGAGGPLLEDVLNRTARALGADEDERRRMFNRSSMVSADAAHSIHPNYPEKHDPANYPIIGRGPVLKVNANQRYTSDAVTSGIWIRACQSAGVPHQVFAGNNDVPCGSTIGPISATRLGIDSVDVGIPLLSMHSAREMAGVKDLLWFEQALEAYLVN
- a CDS encoding RecB family exonuclease, which translates into the protein MSSSIDAPKKKPRPLALSPSRAGDYQQCPLLYRFRAIDRLPEPKTVAQVKGTLVHAVLEHMHKLPRAERDYPAMVKQLKPTWAQMCEEDSELKDLVPESDLYDFLVESRSLLRGYFEMENPQGFDATECEMYVDTVLPNGVPVRGFIDRVDTAPSGQIRVVDYKTGKKPKPQWSQQAQFQMLFYALVYWRIFNEIPAQLRLMYLKVNDSMFLTPSPEQLEFFERDLGELWTKIEMDGKAGHFRTKTSKLCGWCPHQALCPEFGGVPPQYPGWPGSTAD
- a CDS encoding HigA family addiction module antitoxin, which encodes MVAPQSRKPQHPGEILSERFLAPRGISHYDLAKTLHIAEATISNFVGGRSDLTVGLAVRLSRAFDLSTQEWIALQRMFDHSHRQSA
- a CDS encoding MFS transporter → MAVTARTDIKAHSSQPTALFTPAFILGWLVNLTQYLGFYFLITVMALYAMESFAVSETAGGFAASAFVIGATVARIFAGWAADRFGKKKILLIFVALGTIASLFYIPAASMPALIAVRLVHGFSYSLASTAVMALVQSVIPAERRAEGTGYFALGSTLATAFGPAIALFVIEDFTYNMLFWITVGTNLVGLVLTLFIRKPEFIKIAEQGRMKATWSIKTVVHPAVALIGLFMLAIGLAYAGVITFLNGFAQENELTAGAGLFFIAYAVAMLVMRFFLGRIQDKHGDNPVIYFGLISFALALVLMSLATEDWHVVVAGALTGLGYGTIMPAAQAIAVSSVPSNQVGSGISTLFLFTDIGVGLGPILLGTLVAATGYSVMFGALAAVIVLASVFYLVVLSRRAQH
- the aspA gene encoding aspartate ammonia-lyase, whose translation is MSRTSNKSSAEVKNDSKAAEDVKGENQIAKDKTPSVDAAAESGAKIDAKITTNKKFRIESDLLGELEVPSHAYYGVHTLRAVDNFQISRTTINHVPDFIRGMVQVKKAAALANRRLHTLPAQKAEAIVWACDQILVEGRCMDQFPIDVFQGGAGTSLNMNTNEVVANLALEYLGHDKGEYDILHPMDDVNMSQSTNDAYPTGFRLGIYAGLQTLIAEIDQLQVAFREKGNEFIDIIKMGRTQLQDAVPMSLGEEFQAFAHNLAEEQSVLREAANRLLEVNLGATAIGTGVNTPAGYRHQVTAALSEVTGLEMKSARDLIEATSDTGAYVHAHSAIKRAAMKLSKISNDLRLLSSGPRAGLNEINLPPRQAGSSIMPAKVNPVIPEVVNQVCFKVFGNDLTVTMAAEAGQLQLNVMEPVIGESLFQSLRILGNAAKTLREKCVVGITANAEVCRSYVDNSIGIITYLNPFLGHDIGDQIGKEAAETGRSVRELILEKNLMDEKTLDTVLSKENLMHPIFRGRLYLDA